Below is a window of Candidatus Eremiobacteraceae bacterium DNA.
CACCCGAGCGTCTGCGCCGTGAGCCGGAAACCGAAGCCGAAGACAAAGGCGATCGCGGTCGACACGACGGTCGATAATCCTATCGCCTCTTTGCAGACGAGATAAAGCGCTGCCGTCATGACGGCGGTGAGCACGAAGAATTCGCCGCGGATCAGCTGTTTGGGCACGACGCCGCAGGCGATGTCGATGATCCAGCGTCCGCCGGTCGTCGCGATGGTGCCGACGAGAACCGCGCCCACGTACCCCAAGTGCGATTCGACGGCGACTTGTGCGCCGACGATCGCGTACCACGGCAGCGAGAATGCGGTCATGAACTGGAACAGGCCGTCCTTGAAGCGCTGCTCGCTGCGATATTCGATGAGCAGGGCGAGGCTCGCGGCCGCAAAGCAGCCGATGAGGTACCATGGGTTGACCAGCGGCGATGGGACCTTGTTGCAGAGCACGTCGCGGATGATGCCGCCACCGATGCCGCCGACGTACGCCAGCAGGATCACCCCGATCAGCGTGAAGTGCTTGTAGTGGTCGGGCCGGCGCGCCAGCAGCGCGCCGTTGAACGCGTTCGTGGTCGCAGCGATCAAATCGATGATCGTCAGCGTTGTAAACGTCGCAAAACCGAACTGCGAGAGGATCAGCGGGGTCATGCGGCGCCTTTCATGCGGGAGCCGCGGGCGCGGCGGTCCGGCCGAAGTATATCCGTAAGATGATGGTCAAGATGAATTGGACGAGGAAATACGTCAGCACCGTCGGACCGACAAGAGTGTCTGCGAAGCTCGCGGTCGCAATAACCGCGCAGGTGCCGATGTTCCGCAGCGCCGTGGCGATGCTGAGCGTGCGGCGGTTCGCGTCTTGAGGCCCGCCGAAGATCCAGCCGCTGGCCACGCAGAGCAGCACGATGACGAGCATCGCCAACAAAGCATGCGTGCCGTATACAGAGGACACCGCTTTGATGAGCGCAGGGCCGATGAGCACCAGCAGCGCGGCGATGGCGACGAAGAACAGGAGCGTCAGTGGGCGCTTTAGTTTTTCCGCCAGCGCCGGAGCGCGATCCGCAATCGCCAGCCCGATGAGCAACGGCACGAGCTGGAAGAGGATGAGCGTCATGGCAAGCTGGAGGCCCGGCACATGGGCATCCGCGTCCGGCGGAAGAACGAGCGGCGCCGTCAACGGGATGGTGATGATCGACAGCGCCGGCATGATGAAGGCGAGCGCGGCTGCCAGCCCGAGACTGCCGCCGGGTTGGCGCCCCGCTGCACGGACCAGGAACGGAACGCCTGGAGCGATCGCCATGAGCAGGAACCCGACTGCGATGTCGCCTTCCAGGTGGAATAATCGCGCGAGGCCGACGCCGAAGAGCGGCACCAGGACGAAGTTCGCGAGCAGAGCGCGGCCTATCAGGCCAAAGTCCTTGAGCGCGGCGATGAGATGCTCGCGGTTAATCTCCATGCCG
It encodes the following:
- a CDS encoding bile acid:sodium symporter; this encodes MSPQKIASIVMLVSLMLSAGMEINREHLIAALKDFGLIGRALLANFVLVPLFGVGLARLFHLEGDIAVGFLLMAIAPGVPFLVRAAGRQPGGSLGLAAALAFIMPALSIITIPLTAPLVLPPDADAHVPGLQLAMTLILFQLVPLLIGLAIADRAPALAEKLKRPLTLLFFVAIAALLVLIGPALIKAVSSVYGTHALLAMLVIVLLCVASGWIFGGPQDANRRTLSIATALRNIGTCAVIATASFADTLVGPTVLTYFLVQFILTIILRIYFGRTAAPAAPA
- a CDS encoding TRIC cation channel family protein, whose product is MTPLILSQFGFATFTTLTIIDLIAATTNAFNGALLARRPDHYKHFTLIGVILLAYVGGIGGGIIRDVLCNKVPSPLVNPWYLIGCFAAASLALLIEYRSEQRFKDGLFQFMTAFSLPWYAIVGAQVAVESHLGYVGAVLVGTIATTGGRWIIDIACGVVPKQLIRGEFFVLTAVMTAALYLVCKEAIGLSTVVSTAIAFVFGFGFRLTAQTLGWEEWEPWEPSALKAGEKERHKLGEGLRAELEPQNPKTPNQS